Below is a genomic region from Microbacterium sp. KUDC0406.
CCGTGATCCTGTCGAAGCTGATGGCGAAGAACCCGAAGTCGAAGACCTTCGACGTGTCCTCTCCGACCGTTCCCGTCGTCGGCTGAGACCACCGGGTGCGGTCGGGCGCGTTCTGCGCGGCCGATAGCAGCGAAACGCCGTGTCGCTTGAGGGCGCAAACGCCCGTCGCCGCTTACGTTCATTCGTGAGAACGCAATACCGGGAAATACTTTACACCTCTAGTTGAGGTTTAAGGTTCACATTCTTCAGGCTCGACATAACGGAGGCCGGCCATGAGCCAGAACCAGAACTACCTCGCCGTGATCAAGGTCGTCGGCGTCGGCGGTGGCGGTGTCAACGCCGTCAACCGCATGATCGAACTCGGCCTGCGCGGCGTCGAGTTCATCGCCGTCAACACCGATGCGCAGGCGCTGCTGATGAGTGATGCCGACGTCAAGCTCGACGTCGGTCGCGAGCTCACCCGCGGTCTCGGCGCCGGTGCAGACCCCGAAGTTGGTCGTCGCGCCGCCGAGGACCACGCCGAGGAGATCGAGCAGGCGCTCACCGGCGCCGACATGGTCTTCGTCACCGCCGGCGAGGGGGCGGCACCGGAACCGGTGGCGCCCCCGTCGTGGCGCGCATCGCCAAGTCGATCGGTGCACTGACCATCGGCGTCGTCACCAAGCCGTTCTCGTTCGAGGGTCGCCGGCGTCAGAGTCAGGCCGAGGCGGGCGTCTCGAAGCTGAAGGAAGAGGTCGACACCCTCATCGTGGTGCCGAACGACCGTCTCCTCGAGATCAGTGACCGAGGGATCTCGATGATCGAGGCCTTCGCCACCGCCGACCAGGTGCTCCTCGCCGGTGTGCAGGGCATCACCGACCTCATCACCACGCCGGGTCTGATCAACCTCGACTTCGCCGACGTGAAGTCGGTGATGCAGGGGGCAGGGTCGGCTCTGATGGGCATCGGCTCCGCGCGCGGTGCGGACCGTGCCATCAAGGCCGCCGAACTCGCGGTCGAGTCGCCGCTGCTGGAGGCGTCCATCGAGGGTGCGCACGGCGTGCTGCTCTCGATCCAGGGCGGATCGAACCTGGGCATCTTCGAGATCCACGACGCCGCCGACCTGGTCAAGGAGGCGGCGCACCCCGAGGCGAACATCATCTTCGGCACGGTCATCGACGACACCCTCGGCGACGAGGTGCGGGTCACGGTGATCGCCGCCGGCTTCGACGGCGGAGAACCCGCACCGCGGCTCGAGCCGATGGTCGTGGAGCGTCCCGCCGCGCCGCTGCCCGAGGTGCAGGTCGAGAAGGCCGAGGACACCGCTCCCGTGGAGGAGAAGAAGGTCACCGTCCCGGCGATGAGCTTCGAGCCCGCCATCGACGACGACAACGACCTCGACATCCCCGAGTTCCTGAAGTGACCGTCGGTCGCGCGGTCGTCCCCGCTCCGGCGGGAAGGCCGCGCGACACACCCGGAGGATCGGCGGGTGAATCACCGATCCGCACCCCGACCGGGGTTAACCTCGAACCAGGCCCAGACGACCAACCGGAGGACACGATGGGAAACCCGCTGAAGAAGACCATGGTGTATCTCGGCCTCGCCGACGAGGAAGAGGTGTACGAGGACGAGACGCCGCAGCAGGCGGCTCCCGCCGCGCGCCCGCATCGCGAGCGTGAGCGCGAGGAGCAGGCACCTGCTCCGGTCACCCCTCTGCGTCGGCCCACGGCCGTCCGTCAGCCGGCAGGAGGCGCCGTGAACGAGATCCTCACCGTGCACCCGAAGCAGTATCGGGACGCTCAGCTGATCGCCGAGAACTTCCGTGACGGCATTCCGGTGATCATCAACCTCTCGCAGATGAGCGATGCCGACGCGCGCCGCCTCATCGACTTCGCGAGCGGTCTGTCTCTCGGACTGTACGGACGTATCGAGCGGGTCACCAGCAAGGTCTTCCTGCTGTCGCCCGAGAACATCGCCGTCTCCGGTCACGGCGGCCTCGCCCAGGCGGAGTCCGCCGGGTTCGATCAGTCCTGACCGCAGCCGGCCTTGGAGATCTTGGGCCTCATCGGCGGCATCCTCAACCTGCTGCTGCTGCTGTACCTGCTGGTGCTGTTCGTCCGGCTGATCCTGGACTACATCCCGCTGTTCAACCGTGAATGGCGCCCGAAGGGTGCCGGGCTGGTCGCGGCGGAAGTGGTGTACACGATCACGGATCCGCCGATCCGGTTCTTCCGTCGGCTGATCCCTCCGCTGCGCATCGGCCAGCTCTCGCTCGACTTCGGATTCGCGCTCACGATGCTCTGCGTGCTGATCCTGATGTCGATCGTGCGCGCCGTCTTCCGCTGAGCACTCGCCTTCGCAGGTCTCGGGTCGGGGACGATGCTGGCACCCAGGCGCGCCCCCGGGCACCGCCACCGATATTCATCGCCAGTGCTCGTCATCTGGCGCATCGCACTCATCGAAAGAGGAGCCACCCATGGCACTGTCCCCGGATGACGTCGTCCACAAGGAGTTCCAGCACGTTCGCTTCAAGGACGGATTCGACCCGGATGAGGTCGATGACTTCCTCGACGAGATCGTCATCGAGTGGCGCAAGGCCCTCGAGGAGAACGCCGAGCTGAAGGCGAAGCTCGCGGCCTACGAATCCGGTGAGAAGGCGGCCGCCCCTGTCGCGTCGGCCCCTGCAGCGGCCGCGCCGATCGCCCCCGAGGTCGCCGGCTCGGCGACCGCCACGGCCGGGATCATCGAGCTGGCCCAGCGCCTGCACGACGAGCACGTCGCCGAGGGCGAGGCCAAGCGCCAGCAGCTCATCGCGGAGGCGCAGACCGAGGTCGAGCGCATCCGGCGCGACGCCGAGGCGAAGCAGCGCGAGCAGTCGGCGCGCCTGGAGCGCGAGCGCAACACGCTCGAGGGCCGTATCACCGAGCTCCGTGAGTTCGAGCGCGACTACCGCTCCAAGCTGCGCAGCCTGATCGAGGGTCAGCTCCGCGACCTCGATCAGAGCGCGGCGTCGACGGACTCGACCCCGGTCTCGGCCATCGGGCTGTAAGTCGTTGGTCCGTCGTCCCCTTCGTCGGTCGGCGGCCGGTGCGATCGTCGCGATTCTCGCGGCGGTGGTGCTGGCCGCCGATCAGTTTGTGAAGTACCTCACCATCACGCATCTGCCGTACGGTGAGCCCGTTCCGGTCCTGGGCGAGTTCCTGCAGCTGATCTACGTGCGCAATCCGGGCGCGGCCTTCTCGATCGGCAAGGAGGCCACGTGGATCTTCACGATCGCCCTGGCGGTCGTGGCCGTGATCATCGTGTGGAAGGCCTTCGGGCTGCGTTCCCGGCTCTGGGCGGTGGTGCTCGGATGCCTGCTGGGCGGTGTCCTCGGCAACCTGACGGATCGCATGCTCCGCGACCCCGGTTTCCCGGTCGGTGAAGTCGTCGACATGATCTCGATGCCCTGGATGATGCCCGCGATCTTCAACGTCGCAGACATCTTCATCGTCACGGGCATGATCTCGGTCGCCCTGCTGGTGCTCTTCGGACTGCGGTTCGACGGCACGCGGGAGCGCGACCATGAGGCTGCCGAGAAGGCTGAAGCCGAGGGCGCGGCGGCCGAGGGCGCGGCGCCGGGGGTCCAGCCCTCTCCGGAGAGCTGAGCGTGGAGTCGCGCACACTGCCGGTGCCGGACGGACTCGACGGCGCACGCGTCGACGCGGCTCTGGCGAAGATGCTGGGCTTCTCCCGCACCTTCGCTGCCGAGGTCGCCGAGGCAGGCGGCGTCTCACTCGACGGAGCGCCTCTGGGCAAGTCGGACCGCCTGCGCGGCGGCGGCTGGCTCGAGGTCAGCTGGCAGCCCAAGGAAGAGCCGCGCATCGTGCCGATCGCGGTCCCCGAACTGGGCATCGTGCACGACGACGATGACATCGTCGTCGTCGACAAGCCCACCGGTGTGGCCGCGCATCCCTCGCTGGGCTGGGAGGGGCCGACCGTGGTCGGCGCCCTGGCCGCAGCCGGGTTCCGGATCGCCACCAGCGGCGCTCCGGAGCGTCAGGGCGTGGTGCACCGCCTCGACGTGGGCACCAGCGGCCTCATGGTCGTAGCCAAGACCGAGTCCGCCTACAGCGCGCTCAAGCGGGCGTTCAAGGAGCGCACGGTCGAGAAGATCTACCATGCGGTCGTGCAGGGCCACCCCGACCCGCTGGTCGGTACGATCGACGCCCCGATCGGGCGGCATCCGCACCACCAGTGGAAGTTCGCCGTGGTGCCGGACGGCAAGCCGTCGGTGACCCACTACGAGACGCTCGAGGCGTTCCCCGGAGCCTCGCTCCTGGAGATCCACCTCGAGACCGGGCGCACTCATCAGATCCGCGTGCACATGGCTGCGCACCGGCATCCGTGCGTCGGCGACCCGCTGTACGGGGCGGATCCGCGGATGGCCGAGCGTCTCGGCCTGACCCGGCAGTGGCTGCACGCGCACCGGCTCGCGTTCACCCACCCGGCGACGGGCGACTGGGTCGAGTTCGAATCGCCCTACCCCGCCGACTTCCAGCACGCCCTCGAGGTGCTGCGCGGCGAGTGATGTCGGACGCCGGTGCGAGACTGACGTCCATGGACATCGAGGTTCGCCCCGCGACCGAGTTCGAAGACGTCGCCGTGCTCGTCGGCCCGAAGAAGCCGACGTCGAACGTGTGCTTCTGCCTGAGCTACCGCATCGGCAGCAAGGAGAACGTCGCGCTGCGCGGCGCGGCGCGCGCCGAGCGCGTCCGTGAACTCTGTCATCAGGACCCGCCGCCCGGCGTGATCGCCTACGGTGACGGCGAGCCGGTCGGGTGGGCCGCGCTGCACCCGCGGCGCGAAACGAGCTTCGCCAGGAACCGCCTCATCCCGCACATCGACGACCTCGACGTGTGGTCGCTGTGGTGCTTCCGGGTCCGGCCGGGCTTCCGGAAGCAGGGGATCATGCACGCGCTCATCGACGGCGCGGTGTCCTACGCCCGGGAGCAGGGCGCTCCGGCGATCGAGGGATATCCGGTCGACAACGGCGTCGACAGGGTGAACCTCACGATGGCCTACGTCGGCACGAGGTCGCTGTTCGAAGGGGCGGGGTTCACGAAGGCGGCCGACACCGACTCGGTGCTCGATGGATTCCCGCGCGTGCTGATGCGGCTCGATCTGGGCTGAGTCCGAGGCGACGGGTCAGAGTTCGGCGCCGCGGGCCGCGGCGACGGCCGCATCGAGCGACCGCTCCAGGAAGGCGACCACGGCATCGCGGTCGGCGTCGTCGTCCACGGCAAGGGTGACGAAGACCTCCTCGGCGAACGAGACCCAGGCGCGCAGCGTGATCCGCAGAGCGCGTGAGTCCGGCTCGCCGACCTCGGCGAGCGCCTCCAGTAGGTGGGCGGCGTTCAGTTCGCGGGACTCGTCGACGACCGCGCGCACCGCCGGGTCGCCGCTCGCGACGCCGCGCACGAGCGAGAAGAACGTGCCGCGGTGCTCACGCACGAACATCGCGATGCGCTCCAGCGTGTCGCGCACGCGCTCGCGCGGCGGCAGCTCGGGGCGGGGAGCAGTGGCGGTGAGCAGTGCGTCGCGCGCGGTGGTGACGACGGCGCGGTGCATGCCCTGGCGGGTGTCGAAGTAGTGGAAGATCAGGGCGCGCGAGACGCCGGCGCGCGCGGCCAGCTCGTCGATGGTCAGCTCGTCGAGCGGGTGATCGCTGAGAAAGTTCACGCCCGTGGCGACCAGCTGCGTGCGTCGCTCATCCGGGGTGAGACGGACGCGGCGCTCGACGGACATGGCGAAATCCTATCGGCGGACGTTATTGACTAGGAGTCAATGAGGGTTATGCTCGTAAGCGCGTCGACGAGGATGCACACTCCAGGAGGATCGATGAAGAAGCCCAAGTTCTCGAAGCTGACCACCACTCATGGCGGGCGGATCGCGCTGGCCGCCGTCCCGGTCGGGATCGCCGCCGCGGTCCTCATGGGGGGAGTGGCCCAGGGACAGGTCCCGGTGTCGTTCGCCGTGTCGGGCAGCCAGTTCCAGATCAGCGCGAGCCAGCTCGAGGGCACCGGCTTCTCGCAGTACGCCGGCGTGGCCACCGACACCGAGGGCGGCAAGCACACCGTCGCCATCGCGAACATCAAGAGCGCAACGCTGGCGGATCTCTGCCAGTCGGTCGTCACCGAGACCCCGCTCGGAAAGGTCGGCGTGCTGATCAAGGCGGGCGGCGGCGACGCACCGGCATCCGCCTCCGACCTGCAGATCGGCATGACAGGTCTGAAGGGCGATGCGTCGTTCGGCCACATCCGCATCGGTGTGGACGCCTCGACCGTCAGCACGAAGGAGAAGGGCACCGCGGGCGACTTCGCCCAGGACGCCGACACCGTCTCGATCAAGGGCCTTCAGCAGACGGCGTGGAGCACGCAGGCCTCGGTGTTCACGCTGACCGGCATGACCCTGGAGCTGACGGACGGATCAAAGGGATGCTTCTGAGCGGATCCCATCCGATGTCGAAGAGCGAGGACCTGGACGGCACGATGTCGTCGCGACGGGAGCGTCGCGCTGCCGCGCATGAACCCGACGGCGCGGACGCGCCGGAGCTGGATGCGCTGCTCGCCGAGGGCGAGGCGGAGGCCGCCGCCGAGCAGGCGTCCGAGCACCTCGGCGGGTGGCAGCGCTTCCGGGCCTGGGCGAAGCGCCGGCCGTTCGTCGGCGGGCTGCTGGTCGCCGTGGCGGGAGTGGAGATGTTCTTCTCCGGTCAGCTCGACATCGGCCATCTGCACGTGCAGCTCGGCATCGAGGGGCTGCAGGCGACGATCATCCCGATCGCGCTGCTGCTGCTCGGCGTCCTGGCGATCGCCATGCCCGTGCACCATGTGTTCTACGGCGTGATCGCGCTCGCCGTCGCGCTGTACTCGCTGATCGGCGTGAACCTCGGCGGTTTCCTCATCGGCATGATCATGGCCTCCGTCGGCGGCGTGCTGGTGGTGGCCTGGATGCCGCCGGAAGCGCGCGGAGCCGGAAGGCCGAGAGGTCTCCTCGTGACGGCTCGCCGCACGAGGCTCGCGGCCGCCGTACTGGCGGTCGGTGCGCTGGTGACGCCGCTGACGGTGGGGGCCGCCACGGCGCCGGCCGCGACGGTCCGGCACACCGGATTCTGCGACGTCCTGCCCTGGCTCTGCCCGGCGCCGAAGCCGGCGGATCCTGCGCCGACGCCGTCGAGGAGTGACCCGGCATCCGCCACGCCTGCACCGGATCCCGGCACGGACGAGGCTGCGGACGACGGAGCGAAGGGCACGGCTCCAGTCGCGAAGGGCACGGCACCGACCCCGACGCCGTCCCCGGTCGTCGCGCAGCCCGACGCCGGCGCACCGGTCTTCACGGACATCCCGGCTCAGATGGGATCGAAAGGGCTGTCGTTCAGTGGCCTGAAGTCGATCGGCATCGTGACCGTGCCCACCAAGAGCGGCAAGGACGTGCGCGTGCTGAAGATCAGCGCCGACGCCATCACCATCACCGGCTTCTCGCTGACGGTGCGCCCGCCGGACGGACCGGGCCTGGTGACCAAGGCCGACACGATGGCGCTGCGCGGGAACGTGACGGTGTACATCGGCTCGATCACTGCGGAGGGGCACGACGGCAAGACGCTGACACTCGGCCTGGACACGCCGCCCGCGCTGGACGACATCAGGCCGGGACTTCTGCGCGTGACGATGGGCCTCGTCGGCACGCTCGCCGACTCGATCTCCTACACCAACACGAACCAGTACATGGTGGAGTGAGCCTGACGGCACCGGCACGGCCCTGACCGGGTCTCCGGTGTCGGGGCCGCCTCGTAGACTCGAAGCATGGCATCCGACTCCTTCGTCCACCTCCATGTGCACAGCGAGTACTCGATGCTGGACGGTGCGGCGAAGATCGCCGCGATGACCCAGGCCGCGGCCGACTACGGCATGCCGGCGATCGCGGTGACCGATCACGGGAACACGTTCGCGGCGTTCGAGTTCTACAACGCGGCCAACGCCGCAGGCGTCAAGCCGATCATCGGCCTCGAGGCGTATCTCACTCCGGGAACCCACCGTGGCGACAAGTCGCGTGTGGCGTGGGGTTCGCCGGATCAGAAGAGCGACGACGTCTCCGGCGCCGGCGCGTACACCCACATGACGATGTGGAGCCAGAGCACGCAGGGCATGCACAACCTGTTCCGGCTCAGCTCCCTGTCGAGCATCGAGGGCTACTACTTCAAGCCCCGTATGGACCGTGACCTCCTCCAGACCTATGGCAAGGGTCTGATCGCCACGACCGGCTGCCCCTCGGGTGAGGTGCAGACCCGCCTGCGTCTCGGTCAGTACGACGCGGCGCGTGCTGCGGCGGCGGAGTTCCAGGACATCTTCGGCAAGGAGAACTACTTCGCCGAGATCATGGACCACGGCCTGTCCATCGAGCGGCGGATCATGACGGATCTGCTGCGCCTCGCCAAGGATCTGAACATCCCGCTGGTCGCGACGAACGACTCGCACTACACGCACCAGCACGAGGCGGATGCGCACGAGGCCCTGCTGTGCGTGCAGTCGGGGTCGACCATGGACGACCCGAACCGGTTCAAGTTCGACGGTGACGGCTATTACATCAAGACCGCGGCCGAGATGCGGCAGCTGTTCCGCGACCATCCCGAGGCGTGCGACAACACGCTGCTGATCGCCGAGCGCTGCCAGGTCGAGTTCGACACCTCCGCGAACTACATGCCGAAGTTCCCGGTGCCCGACGGCGAGACCGAGGACAGCTGGCTGGTCAAGGAGGTCGAGAAAGGCCTGCACTACCGCTACCCGAGCGGCATTCCCGACAAGGTGCGCAAACAGGCCGAGTACGAGCTCGGCGTCATCCTGCAGATGGGCTTCCCCGGCTACTTCCTGGTCGTCGCGGACTTCATCAACTGGGCGAAGAACAACGGCATCCGGGTCGGACCGGGCCGAGGCTCGGGCGCGGGATCGATGGTCGCCTATGCGATGAAGATCACCGACCTCGACCCGCTCGAGCACGGCCTCATCTTCGAGCGATTCCTCAACCCGGATCGCGTCTCCATGCCGGACTTCGACGTCGACTTCGACGACCGCCGTCGTGGCGAGGTGATCGACTACGTCACAGAGAAGTACGGCTCCGAGCGCGTCGCGCAGATCGTCACCTACGGCACCATCAAGTCCAAGCAGGCGCTGAAGGACGCCGGTCGTGTGCTGGGCTTCCCCTTCAGCATGGGCGATCGTCTCACGAAGGCGATGCCGCCCGCGGTGATGGGCAAGGACATGCCGCTCAGCGGCATGTTCGACAGCGCGCATCCCCGCTACAAGGAGGCCAGCGAGTTCCGCGCGCTGATCGACACCGACTCCGAGGCGAAGACGGTGTTCGACCGGGCACTCGGCCTGGAGGGCCTGAAGCGGCAATGGGGTGTGCACGCTGCGGGCGTGATCATGTCGTCGCATCCGCTGCTCGACATCATCCCGATCATGAAGCGCGAGCAGGACGGCCAGATCGTCACGCAGTTCGACTACCCGTCGTGCGAGTCGCTCGGGCTGATCAAGATGGACTTCCTCGGGCTGCGCAACCTCACCATCATCTCGGACGCCCTCGACAACATCCGCATGAACAGGGGCGAGGAGCTCGACCTCGAGCACCTCGAGCTCGACGACCGCGCGGTGTACGAGCTGCTGGGCCGCGGCGACACGCTCGGCGTGTTCCAGCTCGACAGCCCGCCGCTGCGCTCTCTCATGCGTCTGATGAAGCCCGACAACTTCGGCGACATCTCGGCGCTCATCGCCCTGTACCGGCCCGGGCCCATGGGGGCCAACTCGCACACGAACTACGCGCTGCGCAAGAACGGGCAGCAGGAGATCACGCCGATCCACGCTGAGCTCGCCGAACCCCTCGCCGACATCCTCGAGGAGTCCTACGGTCTGATCATCTATCAGGAGCAGGTCATGGCGATCGCCCAGAAGGTGGCCGGCTTCAGCCTCGGACAGGCCGACATCCTGCGTCGAGCGATGGGCAAGAAGAAGAAGTCCGAGCTGGACAAGCAGTACGCGGGCTTCTCCGGCGGCATGAAGGAGCGCGGCTACGGGGAGGGCGCCGTCCAGGCGCTGTGGGACATCCTGCTTCCCTTCTCGGACTACGCGTTCAACAAAGCGCACTCGGCGGCGTACGGTCTGGTCTCGTACTGGACGGCCTATCTCAAGGCGCACTATCCCGCGGAGTACATGGCGGCGCTGCTGACCAGCGTCGGGGACTCGAAGGACAAGATGGCGCTGTACCTGAACGAGTGCCGTCGCATGGGCATCAAGGTGCTGCCGCCCGATGTGTCGGAATCGATCAACTTCTTCGCGGCCGTGGGCGAGGACATCCGTTTCGGTCTCGGTGCGGTCCGCAACGTCGGCAGCAACGTCGTCGACGGCATCATCGAAGCGCGCAAGGACGAGAGGTTCACCTCGTTCCACGACTTCCTGAACAAGGTGCCGCTGCATGTGGTGAACAAGCGCACGGTCGAATCCCTGATCAAGGCGGGCGCGTTCGACACGATGGGCAACACCCGCCGGGCTCTGCTGGAGGTCCACGAGGATTCCGTCGAAGCAGCGGTGAGCACGAAGCGCCGGGAGGTGAACGGCGAGGTCGGATTCGACTTCGACAGCCTCTGGGAGGCCGACGAGGTTCCCCCCGCACAGGTGCCGGAGAAGCCGGAGTGGACCAAGAAGGACAAGCTCGCCTTCGAGCGCGAGATGCTCGGACTGTACGTCTCCGACCATCCGCTCGCCGGGCTCGAGGTGCCGTTGGCCAAGCACGCCTCGATCTCGATCCACGACCTGCTCGCCTCAGAAGACCTGCGGGACGGCGATCAGGTCACCGTGGCGGGGCTGGTCACCAGCGTGCAGCACCGCGTCGCGAAGGCCAGTGGCAACCCCTACGGCATGATCACCGTCGAGGACTTCAACGGCGAGGTGACCGTCATGTTCATGGGCAAGACGTACACCGAATTCCAGCACGTCCTGCAGCAGGACGCGATCCTCGCCGTCCGCGGCCGGGTGTCCCGTCGCGACGACGGCCTCAACCTGCATGCTCAGTCGGCGTTCGCGCCCGACATCGGCTCGTTCGACGCGGCGGGCCCGCTCTCGCTGGTCGTCGCCGAGCAGCGCGCGACCGAACGCGTGATGACCGAGCTGGCCGAGGTGCTCCGGCGCCACTCCGGTGAGACCGAGGTCGTGCTGCGGGTGCATCGCGGCGGCTCCGCCAAGGTCTTCGAGGTGCCGATGCCCGTCTCGGTCACCGCCGACCTGTTCGGCGATCTGAAGTCCCTTCTCGGTCCGTCCTGCCTGGGCTGAACGCTGTCGTCAACCGTCACGGGCGGCGGGCGCACGGCCGTCGCCGGTAGGATCGGGTCGCGTACCCGGCGCCGCGACCTCCCCCGACCGCGCGTCGCGACGAAAGGAGACCACCGATGAGCACAGCGGCCCCCGACGACGGCGTGCTGTACGAAGAGCAGGTCGAACCCGAGTACGGCATCCTCGGGATGACTCTGAGAGAGCTGCTGATCGTCGCCCTGTGGGTCGTCGGCTTCGTCGTGTCGTTCTTCCCGCTCGGCGGTCACGGCGCGTCGTCGCTCTGGCAGAGCGGTCTGCACTGGATCCTGCCGGTCGCCGTGCCGACGGTCGCGGTGTTCCTGATCGTGCTGCGGAGGTTCTCCCCGGAGGGGATCCGGCGCGTCGGGTCACTGGGCGTGGACCAGTTCGCGTCCGTCGCGTTCTCGGTGTCCGCCCTGCTCTGGGTGCAGCTGATCTGGGACCTCGCAACCGCGTCGGTGTCGGATGGCGCCTTCCTCGTCGGCTGGTCTCCGATCGTCGAGACGGTGGTGGCGCTGGGCCTCGTCGTGCTCACCGTGCTCGCGCCCCTCATCCCCGGGCTGAAGGACGACTTCCACGGCCGTCTCGAGACGCTGGCGCACCGGAACGCGAATCCGGCCCGTCCGGTGATCGCGCGTCCCCGGCCCGAACGGGAGATGCTCGCGATCGAGGCCCCGGTCGATCGGACCGAGGACACCGAGGCTGCCGAGGACACCGAGGCGGACCTCCTGTTCGCGACAGGGACGGACGCCGTGGCGGAGGTGCTCCCGGTCGCGCATCACGACGTCGATGACCGCGCGGACGAGGTGACAGCCGTCGAAGAGATCGCCGACGTGGCCGACGACGTGACGGCCGACGACGTGACGGCCGCCGACGTGACAGCCGTCGAAGAGATCGCCGACGACATCGCCGACGAGGAGACCCATCCGGCGGGCGAGCCCAGGACGAAGGAGGCCGCACAGCCGTTCTGGATCCTCAGCCCGGATGCGCGAGACGTGCTCGACGAGCACGGCCGGACGCTCTTCAGCGTCGGACCGCACGCCTGGGCGCTGGTCATCGAGGATCGCGGCGGCGCCTACGTCGTCCGGCATGATGACGGCCGCATCGGCTATCTGCACGACATCACGAACATCACGAAGGGCTGACCGGGTGCGCACCATCGATCTCCGCGGACGGGAACTCTCCGCCGCGGCCATGCTCGCTGCCGTACCGCGCGCCGCGCAGGCGCGCGCAGAGGCTCTGGACACGGCTGCGCGCATCGTCGACGACGTGCACCGTCGTGGCGAGGAGTCGCTGCGCGAGCAGGCCGAGCGCTTCGACGGCGTCTCCGGCCACGACATCCGGGTGCCGGCCGAGCACCTCGCCGATGCGCTCGACTCGGTGGACCCGCGCGTGCGCGCGGCGCTCGAAACGGCGATCGAACGGGTGCGCCGCGGGTCCGCGGCTCAGGTGCCCGCAGTCCGTGCCACCGAGATCGGACCGGGTGCGCGCATCGTGCAGCGCTGGCAGCCGGTCGATCGCGTCGGCGTGTACATCCCGGGCGGCAAGGCCGCGCTCGCCTCCAGCGTCGTGATGAACGTCGTGCCCGCGCAGGTGGCGGGCGTCTCCCGGATCGCCCTCGCCTCACCGGCGCAGAGCGCGCACGGCGGGCGGATCGACCCGACCATCCTCGCGGCCGCGGCGCTGCTCGGAGTGGACGAGGTGTACGCCATGGGCGGAGCGGGTGCGATCGGCGCCCTCGCCTGGGGTGTCGAGAGCCTCGGTCTCGATCCCGTCGACGTCGTCGCGGGACCCGGGAACAACTACGTCGCCTCGGCCAAGCGCGCCGTGGCAGGGATCGTCGGGACCGATTCGGAGGCCGGTGCGACCGAGATCCTGATCGTCGCCGACGCGAATGCCGACCCGCTGCTCATCGCCGCCGATCTCATCAGCCAGGCCGAGCACGACGAGCAGGCC
It encodes:
- a CDS encoding cell division protein SepF translates to MGNPLKKTMVYLGLADEEEVYEDETPQQAAPAARPHREREREEQAPAPVTPLRRPTAVRQPAGGAVNEILTVHPKQYRDAQLIAENFRDGIPVIINLSQMSDADARRLIDFASGLSLGLYGRIERVTSKVFLLSPENIAVSGHGGLAQAESAGFDQS
- a CDS encoding YggT family protein codes for the protein MEILGLIGGILNLLLLLYLLVLFVRLILDYIPLFNREWRPKGAGLVAAEVVYTITDPPIRFFRRLIPPLRIGQLSLDFGFALTMLCVLILMSIVRAVFR
- a CDS encoding DivIVA domain-containing protein, which codes for MALSPDDVVHKEFQHVRFKDGFDPDEVDDFLDEIVIEWRKALEENAELKAKLAAYESGEKAAAPVASAPAAAAPIAPEVAGSATATAGIIELAQRLHDEHVAEGEAKRQQLIAEAQTEVERIRRDAEAKQREQSARLERERNTLEGRITELREFERDYRSKLRSLIEGQLRDLDQSAASTDSTPVSAIGL
- the lspA gene encoding signal peptidase II; its protein translation is MVRRPLRRSAAGAIVAILAAVVLAADQFVKYLTITHLPYGEPVPVLGEFLQLIYVRNPGAAFSIGKEATWIFTIALAVVAVIIVWKAFGLRSRLWAVVLGCLLGGVLGNLTDRMLRDPGFPVGEVVDMISMPWMMPAIFNVADIFIVTGMISVALLVLFGLRFDGTRERDHEAAEKAEAEGAAAEGAAPGVQPSPES
- a CDS encoding RluA family pseudouridine synthase, with product MESRTLPVPDGLDGARVDAALAKMLGFSRTFAAEVAEAGGVSLDGAPLGKSDRLRGGGWLEVSWQPKEEPRIVPIAVPELGIVHDDDDIVVVDKPTGVAAHPSLGWEGPTVVGALAAAGFRIATSGAPERQGVVHRLDVGTSGLMVVAKTESAYSALKRAFKERTVEKIYHAVVQGHPDPLVGTIDAPIGRHPHHQWKFAVVPDGKPSVTHYETLEAFPGASLLEIHLETGRTHQIRVHMAAHRHPCVGDPLYGADPRMAERLGLTRQWLHAHRLAFTHPATGDWVEFESPYPADFQHALEVLRGE
- a CDS encoding GNAT family N-acetyltransferase, giving the protein MDIEVRPATEFEDVAVLVGPKKPTSNVCFCLSYRIGSKENVALRGAARAERVRELCHQDPPPGVIAYGDGEPVGWAALHPRRETSFARNRLIPHIDDLDVWSLWCFRVRPGFRKQGIMHALIDGAVSYAREQGAPAIEGYPVDNGVDRVNLTMAYVGTRSLFEGAGFTKAADTDSVLDGFPRVLMRLDLG
- a CDS encoding TetR/AcrR family transcriptional regulator; the encoded protein is MSVERRVRLTPDERRTQLVATGVNFLSDHPLDELTIDELAARAGVSRALIFHYFDTRQGMHRAVVTTARDALLTATAPRPELPPRERVRDTLERIAMFVREHRGTFFSLVRGVASGDPAVRAVVDESRELNAAHLLEALAEVGEPDSRALRITLRAWVSFAEEVFVTLAVDDDADRDAVVAFLERSLDAAVAAARGAEL
- a CDS encoding DUF6230 family protein; amino-acid sequence: MKKPKFSKLTTTHGGRIALAAVPVGIAAAVLMGGVAQGQVPVSFAVSGSQFQISASQLEGTGFSQYAGVATDTEGGKHTVAIANIKSATLADLCQSVVTETPLGKVGVLIKAGGGDAPASASDLQIGMTGLKGDASFGHIRIGVDASTVSTKEKGTAGDFAQDADTVSIKGLQQTAWSTQASVFTLTGMTLELTDGSKGCF
- a CDS encoding DUF6114 domain-containing protein, whose protein sequence is MSKSEDLDGTMSSRRERRAAAHEPDGADAPELDALLAEGEAEAAAEQASEHLGGWQRFRAWAKRRPFVGGLLVAVAGVEMFFSGQLDIGHLHVQLGIEGLQATIIPIALLLLGVLAIAMPVHHVFYGVIALAVALYSLIGVNLGGFLIGMIMASVGGVLVVAWMPPEARGAGRPRGLLVTARRTRLAAAVLAVGALVTPLTVGAATAPAATVRHTGFCDVLPWLCPAPKPADPAPTPSRSDPASATPAPDPGTDEAADDGAKGTAPVAKGTAPTPTPSPVVAQPDAGAPVFTDIPAQMGSKGLSFSGLKSIGIVTVPTKSGKDVRVLKISADAITITGFSLTVRPPDGPGLVTKADTMALRGNVTVYIGSITAEGHDGKTLTLGLDTPPALDDIRPGLLRVTMGLVGTLADSISYTNTNQYMVE